In the Candidatus Binatia bacterium genome, one interval contains:
- a CDS encoding amidohydrolase translates to MRVVDADAHVIEGRELIAELMERFPDKIRFSDPGDGETALYIEGRPYPQSKGPGAGCRAEEGMCLDRGANPFTPEGVLADADKDGIDRLVFFPSAALGLPGFVDNKFAAEFARAYNRWMAGYCKQGRGRFFGAALVPIEDVPASIEIMKEAKDLGLVVTMIPAVLRNRNLDHPDLDAFYSAAEELDMPLGIHGAPGIHLPKLGTERFDNYLKVHVISFPFDMMVASTALILGGVFERHPHLRVALLESGVGWVPYFMERMEEHLEKRGRLTPECKHEPKEYIARGQLYVSCEAGECAIPLAVEQLGPDFILYASDYPHWDSEWPESTRPLRERQDLSESTKEKIFGLNAERFYRLPASA, encoded by the coding sequence AACGCTTCCCCGACAAGATTCGTTTCAGCGATCCTGGGGACGGCGAGACGGCTCTTTACATCGAGGGCAGGCCGTACCCGCAGTCCAAGGGGCCTGGAGCGGGGTGTCGAGCGGAAGAGGGGATGTGCCTCGATCGCGGCGCAAACCCGTTCACCCCCGAAGGCGTATTGGCTGATGCCGATAAGGACGGCATTGATCGACTTGTCTTCTTTCCTAGTGCGGCGCTGGGGTTACCCGGTTTTGTGGACAACAAATTCGCAGCGGAGTTCGCTCGCGCGTACAATCGGTGGATGGCCGGGTACTGCAAGCAGGGTCGTGGGCGCTTTTTCGGTGCCGCTTTGGTGCCCATTGAGGATGTGCCCGCTTCGATCGAAATCATGAAAGAAGCCAAGGATCTAGGGTTGGTGGTCACTATGATTCCAGCGGTATTACGCAACCGTAACTTAGACCACCCGGACCTCGATGCCTTTTATTCAGCAGCCGAGGAGCTCGACATGCCCCTCGGAATCCACGGAGCCCCGGGCATTCACTTGCCGAAATTAGGGACGGAACGCTTCGATAACTATCTGAAGGTTCATGTGATCAGCTTCCCGTTCGACATGATGGTTGCCTCCACGGCCCTAATTCTCGGCGGCGTCTTTGAGCGGCACCCACACTTGCGTGTGGCTTTGTTAGAGTCTGGGGTGGGTTGGGTGCCGTATTTTATGGAGCGGATGGAGGAACATCTCGAAAAACGTGGTCGCTTGACTCCAGAGTGCAAGCACGAGCCTAAAGAATACATCGCGCGCGGCCAGTTGTATGTGAGCTGTGAAGCAGGTGAATGTGCAATCCCACTCGCCGTTGAGCAGCTTGGCCCTGACTTTATCCTGTATGCAAGCGACTACCCCCACTGGGACAGCGAATGGCCGGAGTCAACCCGCCCCTTGCGTGAGCGTCAGGACTTATCGGAATCAACGAAGGAGAAAATTTTCGGCCTGAACGCGGAACGATTTTATCGACTGCCTGCTTCTGCGTGA